The following coding sequences are from one Dehalococcoidia bacterium window:
- a CDS encoding helix-turn-helix domain-containing protein — protein sequence MPRPYSLRRRQAATEETRARVIAAARELIVAAEGFRGFTIDAVARQAGVARMTVYYQFGSRRGLLEAVFDQMAARGGMERMAELFALAEPLEALMELIAVFGRFWASDREALRRFRALGALDPELGQALRARDEWRRNGCRAVLTRLAERRGGLDGEALSEDTDILFTLIGFETFDTLAGAQRSPEAVTPLVQRLARAALGVDGKWPTVS from the coding sequence ATGCCACGTCCCTACTCCCTCCGGCGGCGCCAGGCAGCTACCGAAGAGACCCGCGCGCGGGTGATCGCCGCCGCGCGTGAGCTGATCGTCGCCGCCGAAGGCTTCCGCGGCTTCACCATCGATGCCGTTGCCCGGCAGGCGGGCGTGGCGCGCATGACCGTCTACTACCAGTTCGGCTCGAGGCGAGGGTTGCTGGAGGCGGTCTTCGACCAGATGGCGGCGCGCGGCGGCATGGAGCGGATGGCGGAACTCTTCGCGCTGGCCGAGCCACTGGAGGCGCTGATGGAGCTGATCGCGGTGTTCGGCCGCTTCTGGGCCTCGGATCGCGAGGCGCTGCGCCGTTTCCGCGCTCTGGGCGCGCTGGACCCGGAGCTGGGGCAGGCCCTGCGCGCTCGGGATGAGTGGCGGCGCAACGGCTGCCGAGCCGTCCTAACCCGGCTGGCTGAACGGCGCGGCGGTCTCGACGGGGAGGCGCTCAGCGAGGACACCGACATACTCTTCACGCTGATCGGCTTCGAGACCTTCGATACATTGGCGGGCGCCCAGCGCAGCCCCGAGGCGGTCACGCCGCTGGTGCAACGGCTCGCCCGGGCGGCGCTGGGCGTTGACGGCAAGTGGCCGACTGTCTCCTGA
- a CDS encoding enoyl-CoA hydratase-related protein, with product MAGAESVGQEKEYRFLRVARVEDGFVVTVELNRPESLNAMNTGMGEDFLDFFNALQTDRAVRCVVLCAAGGRAFCVGGDLKEREGMTDEQWRAQHVIFEQGAFRLLRCPVPVICAVEGYAFGGGFELAALSDFVVASETAVFAVPEVTRGIFPGIGGTQLLPRILGAPLAKELIFTGRRMNALEARSAGFVNHLVPAGEARAKALEIAGLIAQNGPVAVRQAKKAIMYGSETDLETGMILSIEAYNATVVTDDRLEGVRAFNERRPPRFTGR from the coding sequence ATGGCCGGAGCGGAATCAGTCGGGCAGGAGAAGGAGTACCGCTTTCTCCGGGTTGCTCGCGTCGAGGACGGCTTTGTCGTCACGGTAGAGCTGAATCGGCCCGAATCGCTCAACGCGATGAACACGGGCATGGGCGAAGACTTCCTCGACTTCTTCAACGCGCTGCAGACGGACCGGGCGGTGCGCTGCGTCGTGCTCTGCGCCGCGGGCGGCCGCGCCTTCTGCGTGGGCGGCGATCTCAAAGAGCGCGAGGGGATGACGGACGAGCAGTGGCGCGCCCAGCACGTGATCTTCGAGCAGGGCGCCTTCCGCCTGCTGCGCTGCCCCGTGCCCGTGATCTGCGCGGTTGAGGGCTACGCCTTCGGCGGCGGCTTCGAGCTGGCGGCGCTCTCCGACTTCGTCGTGGCGAGCGAGACGGCCGTCTTCGCCGTGCCCGAGGTGACACGCGGCATCTTCCCCGGCATCGGCGGCACGCAGTTGCTGCCGCGCATTCTCGGTGCGCCGCTGGCCAAAGAGCTGATCTTCACCGGCCGGCGCATGAACGCGCTGGAGGCGCGATCGGCCGGCTTCGTCAATCACCTCGTGCCGGCCGGCGAGGCGCGGGCGAAGGCGCTGGAGATCGCGGGGCTGATCGCGCAGAACGGGCCGGTTGCCGTGCGCCAGGCGAAGAAGGCGATCATGTACGGCTCGGAGACCGACCTGGAGACGGGCATGATCCTGTCGATTGAGGCCTACAACGCCACGGTGGTGACGGACGACCGGCTGGAGGGCGTGCGCGCCTTCAACGAGCGCCGTCCGCCGCGCTTCACGGGGCGCTGA
- a CDS encoding LysE family transporter — translation MVALVLGFLLALGQCLALGPVNTEALRRGLRDGFWAALFVELGSTIGDCLWAALAFAGIGALLTLQFMDVVGALMGAALLAWLAAQGWRDAAAAVEPGDTSGTGAALRQRANLPPFWAGALLGVVNPGSAAFWIGVGATLLATHLPATGPMALAQFAAGYYAALLVWCLSFALIVWQLGLRLPGRVQIVVQRAAAALLAVFACISLVNTLRRHVHA, via the coding sequence ATGGTCGCGCTCGTACTCGGCTTTCTGCTCGCGCTGGGCCAGTGCCTGGCGCTGGGTCCGGTGAACACGGAGGCGCTGCGCCGCGGCCTGCGCGACGGCTTCTGGGCCGCGCTGTTCGTCGAGCTGGGCTCGACGATCGGCGACTGCCTCTGGGCGGCGCTCGCTTTCGCCGGCATCGGTGCGTTGCTGACTTTGCAGTTCATGGATGTGGTCGGCGCCCTGATGGGCGCGGCGCTGCTCGCCTGGCTGGCGGCGCAGGGCTGGCGCGACGCGGCCGCCGCGGTTGAGCCGGGCGATACAAGTGGGACGGGCGCGGCTCTACGCCAGCGCGCCAACCTGCCGCCGTTCTGGGCGGGTGCGCTGCTGGGCGTGGTCAATCCCGGCTCGGCAGCGTTCTGGATCGGCGTCGGCGCCACGCTATTGGCGACGCACCTGCCTGCCACCGGGCCGATGGCGCTGGCGCAGTTTGCCGCCGGCTACTACGCGGCACTGCTCGTCTGGTGCCTGAGCTTCGCGCTGATCGTCTGGCAGCTCGGCCTGCGCCTGCCCGGCCGGGTGCAGATCGTGGTACAACGCGCCGCGGCGGCGTTGCTGGCGGTGTTCGCCTGCATCTCGCTGGTCAACACGCTGCGCCGGCACGTGCACGCCTGA
- a CDS encoding nuclear transport factor 2 family protein encodes MQDNAADQVRELGRRWADAEQRNDTAALDGLLTPDFKAFGPRGFVLDRQQWLDRLRSGDLVMRSLTLDEVEVRAHGMMAIAIGRESQQAAYRGGPADGQFRVTQIAIRDGDRWLLAGCTSAPSPAASESNQARHRAGVPRHGE; translated from the coding sequence ATGCAGGACAACGCCGCGGATCAGGTCCGAGAGCTCGGCCGCCGCTGGGCCGACGCGGAGCAGCGCAACGACACCGCCGCGCTCGACGGCCTGCTCACCCCCGACTTCAAGGCCTTCGGGCCACGGGGCTTCGTGCTGGACAGACAGCAGTGGCTCGACCGACTGCGCTCCGGCGATCTCGTCATGCGCTCGCTGACGCTCGACGAGGTAGAGGTGCGCGCCCACGGCATGATGGCCATCGCCATCGGCCGCGAGTCGCAGCAGGCCGCCTATCGGGGCGGTCCCGCCGACGGGCAGTTTCGCGTGACGCAAATCGCGATCCGCGATGGCGATCGCTGGCTGCTCGCGGGTTGCACCTCAGCCCCATCGCCGGCGGCGTCTGAATCGAACCAGGCGCGCCATCGCGCCGGAGTGCCTCGCCACGGAGAATGA
- a CDS encoding acyl-CoA dehydrogenase family protein: protein MTTATDEQTEQLEAIRRGVRELCAQYPDQYWREIDEQRAYPEDFVNALTRAGYLAALIPQQYGGAGLGVLEGAAILEEINRSGGNAAACHAQMYIMGTLLRHGSEGQKQRYLPKIASGELRLQAFGVTEPNSGSDTTHLQTAAVRKGDRYIVNGQKVFISRVLQSDLLLLLARTTPVEQVKRRTEGLSVFLVDLRAARGHGLEVRPIRTMINHATNQLFFDDLEVPAENLIGEEGRGFSYILDGMNAERVLVASESIGDGRWFVERAVKYSSSRVVFDRPIGQNQGVQFPIARAHMQVEAAELMRTRAAQLFDAGKPCGAEANMAKFLASEAAWAAANACLDCHGGYGFTAEYDVERKFRETRLLLTAPINNNLVLAYVGQHVLGMPRSY, encoded by the coding sequence ATGACCACGGCAACCGACGAGCAGACCGAGCAGCTTGAGGCGATTCGCCGGGGCGTGCGCGAGCTGTGCGCGCAGTACCCGGACCAGTACTGGCGCGAGATCGACGAGCAGCGCGCCTATCCCGAGGATTTTGTCAACGCGCTGACCCGCGCCGGCTATCTCGCCGCGCTGATTCCGCAGCAGTACGGCGGCGCCGGCCTGGGCGTACTTGAAGGCGCGGCGATCCTCGAGGAGATCAACCGCTCCGGCGGCAACGCGGCGGCCTGCCACGCGCAGATGTACATCATGGGCACGCTCTTGCGTCATGGCAGCGAAGGGCAGAAGCAACGCTATCTGCCGAAGATCGCCAGCGGCGAGCTGCGGCTGCAGGCGTTCGGCGTCACGGAGCCCAACTCCGGCTCCGACACCACGCATCTGCAGACCGCGGCCGTGCGCAAGGGCGACCGTTACATCGTTAACGGCCAAAAAGTCTTCATCTCGCGCGTGCTGCAATCAGACTTGCTGCTCCTGCTCGCCCGCACGACGCCGGTTGAGCAGGTGAAGCGGCGCACGGAGGGGCTGAGCGTCTTTCTGGTGGACCTGCGCGCGGCGCGCGGTCACGGGCTGGAGGTGCGGCCGATCCGCACGATGATCAACCACGCCACCAATCAGCTCTTCTTCGACGACCTGGAAGTGCCGGCCGAGAACCTGATCGGCGAGGAGGGGCGCGGCTTCAGCTACATCCTCGACGGCATGAACGCCGAGCGCGTGCTGGTGGCCTCCGAGTCGATCGGCGACGGCCGCTGGTTCGTGGAGCGGGCAGTGAAATACTCGAGCAGCCGCGTCGTTTTCGATCGGCCGATCGGCCAGAACCAGGGCGTGCAGTTCCCGATCGCGCGGGCGCACATGCAGGTAGAAGCGGCCGAGCTGATGCGCACGCGCGCGGCGCAGCTCTTCGACGCGGGCAAGCCCTGCGGCGCCGAGGCGAACATGGCGAAGTTCCTGGCGTCTGAGGCGGCCTGGGCGGCGGCGAACGCCTGCCTCGACTGCCACGGCGGCTACGGCTTCACGGCCGAGTACGACGTGGAGCGCAAGTTCCGCGAGACGCGCCTGCTGCTGACGGCGCCGATCAACAACAACCTCGTGCTCGCCTACGTCGGCCAGCACGTGCTCGGCATGCCGCGGTCGTACTGA
- a CDS encoding adenylate/guanylate cyclase domain-containing protein translates to MPELPTGTITFLFTDVEGSTRLWETHPSAMRAVMARHDALLTEAFERHDGVVVRPRGEGDSLFAVFVRASDAVAAALDGQRALLGEDWGEIAPPQVRMGLHTGEAGLREGDYYGSAVNRCARIRAAGHGGQILLSEATAKLVRGTLPDSATLLDLGRHRLRDLNESEQLFQANAPDQAYTFPPLKTLDARPNNLPLQLSSFIGRERELAELANLLKTARLLTLTGPGGTGKTRLALQVAADLVDQFADGVFFVDLAPLTEPGAVPSVVTRALSVQEQPGTPLRETLRFVLRGKHLLLLLDNYEHLLDAAEFAAFVLQTGPAVTLLVTSRTPLRLRGEREYPLSPLPLPAGDESGPAALAGNPAVQLFMARAQDARPDFTLTDENAGTLAAICARLDGLPLAIELAAARVRSLAPETLLGRLSQRLSLLTGGARDAPARQQTLRDTIAWSYALLEPAEQRLFRRLGVFAGGCSLELAEAVCADHQTPVGAVRERPVAVEPRSPASANLEPPNGAPVPADPARTVEVKVSDGRAALWPPLPVIPKEAILDGISALVEKSLVRRSIIPGGEARYRMLETIREFALEQLEGSGEAEAVRQGLAVHILQLARQGTAANDWTRLDAELENARAVLGWCVDQAELAVGVRLLWALEGYLFYHGGLKELEAWRQRLLALPEAAQPSISRARLLTQHRTEFVAGSETDQYAAELEEAISLSRELDDRTCLAYALRNLAFLRLNQGRYDEVDPLAAEAFPLLLAAGRTDLAVITRGHRINVAIARGELATAAALLTANRTLARTTGVAQLRLQEAALAEARSDVAEERRFLEEAVHRLEVEQGARNPVRLAALVRLAWAALRQGDSRAAVTACATSLAVQRRQGPSRQLPAVLSVLALAGERGGLLLLSARLLAAIAAGKLQPNLSSVEMIHLHAEQAAAAVRVRAMLSEEAFAAEWAAGEALSPEAAIDLGLAVAAELAGKHDPPTEARTDSRPA, encoded by the coding sequence ATGCCGGAGCTGCCGACCGGCACTATCACGTTTCTCTTCACCGATGTCGAGGGCTCGACGCGGCTGTGGGAGACGCACCCATCCGCCATGCGGGCCGTGATGGCTCGGCATGACGCGCTGCTGACCGAGGCCTTCGAACGCCATGACGGCGTGGTAGTGCGCCCGCGCGGCGAAGGCGACTCGCTGTTCGCGGTCTTCGTGCGCGCGTCCGACGCCGTGGCGGCCGCGCTGGATGGGCAGCGGGCGCTTTTGGGAGAGGACTGGGGTGAAATTGCGCCGCCGCAGGTGCGCATGGGGCTGCACACGGGCGAGGCCGGCCTGCGCGAGGGCGACTACTACGGCTCAGCCGTCAATCGCTGCGCCCGTATCCGCGCCGCCGGCCATGGCGGCCAGATCCTGCTCTCCGAGGCGACAGCGAAGCTGGTGCGCGGCACGTTGCCGGACAGCGCAACGCTGCTGGATCTCGGCCGGCACCGCCTGCGCGACCTGAACGAGTCCGAGCAACTCTTTCAGGCCAACGCGCCCGACCAGGCCTACACCTTTCCGCCGCTGAAGACGCTGGACGCGCGGCCCAACAACCTGCCGCTGCAACTCAGCAGCTTCATCGGCCGCGAACGCGAGTTGGCCGAGCTGGCAAACCTGCTGAAGACGGCGCGCCTGCTGACGCTCACCGGCCCCGGCGGCACAGGCAAGACGCGGCTGGCGCTGCAGGTCGCGGCGGACCTCGTGGACCAGTTTGCTGACGGCGTCTTCTTCGTTGATCTCGCGCCGCTGACCGAACCCGGGGCCGTACCGTCCGTGGTCACACGGGCGCTGAGTGTCCAGGAACAGCCCGGCACACCGCTGCGCGAGACGCTGCGCTTCGTGCTGCGCGGCAAACACCTGCTCCTGCTGCTCGACAACTATGAGCACCTGCTCGACGCCGCAGAGTTCGCCGCGTTCGTGTTGCAAACCGGCCCGGCAGTCACGCTGCTGGTGACGAGCCGCACGCCGCTGCGGCTGCGCGGGGAGCGCGAGTATCCACTGTCGCCGTTGCCGTTGCCAGCAGGTGACGAGAGCGGGCCGGCCGCGCTCGCCGGCAATCCCGCGGTGCAACTGTTCATGGCGCGAGCGCAGGACGCCCGCCCGGACTTCACTCTGACGGACGAGAACGCCGGCACGCTGGCGGCGATCTGCGCCCGGCTGGACGGGCTGCCGCTGGCGATCGAGTTGGCGGCCGCGCGTGTGCGCTCGCTCGCGCCCGAGACCCTGCTCGGCAGGCTCTCGCAGCGCCTGTCGCTCTTAACCGGCGGCGCCCGCGATGCGCCGGCGCGGCAGCAAACCCTGCGCGACACCATCGCCTGGAGCTACGCGCTGCTGGAGCCGGCCGAACAGCGGCTGTTCCGGCGGCTGGGTGTGTTCGCCGGCGGCTGCTCGCTGGAGCTGGCGGAGGCCGTCTGCGCCGACCACCAAACTCCGGTAGGGGCCGTTCGCGAACGACCCGTCGCGGTAGAGCCGCGATCACCAGCCTCCGCGAACCTTGAACCGCCGAACGGTGCGCCTGTACCCGCGGACCCTGCGCGGACGGTTGAGGTGAAGGTCTCCGACGGTCGCGCTGCGCTCTGGCCACCCCTACCTGTCATTCCGAAGGAAGCGATCCTGGACGGCATCTCCGCCCTGGTCGAGAAGAGCCTGGTGCGGAGATCGATCATCCCCGGTGGTGAGGCCCGCTACCGCATGCTGGAGACGATCCGCGAGTTCGCCTTGGAGCAACTGGAAGGGAGCGGCGAGGCCGAGGCAGTCCGCCAGGGGCTTGCGGTGCACATCTTGCAGCTCGCGCGGCAGGGTACGGCCGCAAACGACTGGACGCGGTTGGACGCCGAGTTGGAAAACGCCCGGGCTGTGCTGGGCTGGTGCGTGGACCAAGCAGAGCTGGCGGTCGGTGTGCGTCTACTGTGGGCCCTCGAGGGCTACCTTTTTTACCATGGGGGCCTGAAAGAGCTCGAAGCGTGGCGCCAGCGCTTGCTGGCATTGCCAGAGGCAGCGCAGCCGAGTATCTCGCGGGCACGGCTGCTGACGCAGCATCGCACTGAATTCGTCGCCGGCAGCGAAACAGACCAGTATGCCGCTGAGCTGGAGGAAGCGATTAGCCTCAGCCGCGAGCTGGATGACCGCACCTGCCTTGCCTATGCGCTGCGCAACCTCGCCTTTCTCCGCCTGAACCAGGGCCGTTATGACGAGGTGGACCCGTTGGCGGCAGAGGCGTTCCCCCTCTTGCTCGCAGCGGGCCGTACCGACCTGGCGGTGATTACGCGTGGCCACCGCATCAACGTGGCGATTGCGCGTGGAGAGCTTGCCACCGCGGCGGCGCTGCTCACGGCAAACCGGACCCTTGCCCGCACGACGGGCGTCGCACAGCTGCGGCTTCAAGAAGCAGCGCTGGCGGAGGCACGCAGCGATGTCGCCGAAGAGCGCAGGTTTCTGGAAGAGGCCGTGCACCGCCTCGAGGTTGAACAAGGTGCGCGAAACCCTGTCCGGCTCGCCGCCCTTGTGCGCCTCGCGTGGGCCGCACTCCGGCAGGGCGACAGCCGGGCAGCGGTGACCGCCTGCGCCACGAGTCTCGCTGTCCAGCGCCGTCAGGGTCCGTCGCGCCAGCTGCCGGCGGTCCTCAGCGTGCTAGCCCTGGCGGGGGAGCGCGGTGGCCTGCTCTTGCTGAGCGCCCGCCTGTTAGCTGCCATTGCCGCCGGCAAGCTGCAGCCGAATCTCAGTTCTGTGGAAATGATCCACCTGCACGCCGAGCAAGCGGCGGCAGCGGTGCGAGTGCGCGCCATGCTGAGCGAAGAAGCGTTTGCCGCTGAATGGGCCGCGGGCGAGGCGCTCTCCCCGGAGGCCGCGATCGACCTTGGGCTGGCGGTCGCCGCAGAGCTGGCGGGCAAGCACGACCCGCCAACCGAGGCGCGCACCGATTCCCGGCCGGCCTGA